The following are from one region of the Flavimobilis soli genome:
- a CDS encoding penicillin-binding protein, whose amino-acid sequence MGSSTKRSATTSRTAARPAKRRFVNYPRAGKGSVRRWLPSWRFLLGSFLFVLAVVVGVVVTAYATTTIPEPASIAVSQTTTVYYSDGKTVMGRFVDEANRELIPAEEIPQVVRDAIVAAEDRSFYENAGISVPGMARAFWTNLRHGTRQGGSTITQQYAERYYTSGTTSDYVGKFKEALLAVKLAQKEDKDEILANYINTIYFGRGTNGIQTAARAYFGIDAKDLDVSQAALIAGIIPSPTKWDPRFDPEKAKERWNYVLDGMVLLGTLDPAERTTLEFPETKEFKQSNTLSGPKGYILDEVRKEIVKKTPFTTEELDTAGFKVVTTIDVDDQKAVQATMKKKELFEGSSKRMQTAVVSVDPTSGAIRAMYGGKDYVKVQRNRVTQDKAQAGSTFKPFTLVAALEAGKTLDYRLNGSNMRKFEGIKDPVGNFANGNWGWISLLKATEQSVNTAYVDLNLQLGPEATRDVALRAGIPSETDSLDVASNVLGVSSVRALDMAAAYSTFAAEGMRTEPYLVQSISELNGDQVYEGGSVPKRAFDADIMADTTYALTQVVEKGSGQTAKALDRPVAGKTGTSNSNRSAWFVGYTPQLVTAVAMYQIGEDGIKADRIKPFRGYTEITGGSAPLDVWTDYMTAALDGEPVMEFPERTKPVVKSTPTQTPTATETEEPTKEPTEKPTNEPTQEPDNATVPGGLVGADEASARKALRDAGLEPVISYQESEQPKGTVVAVQPGEGTQVPVKSSIVLVVSSGPPAKPDPTTPPPADPTPPAAPTTEPAQQSREED is encoded by the coding sequence GCAGCGCCACCACGAGCCGCACGGCGGCTCGTCCGGCCAAGCGCAGGTTCGTCAACTATCCGCGTGCGGGCAAGGGGTCCGTGCGCCGCTGGCTGCCGTCCTGGCGCTTCCTCCTCGGCAGCTTCCTGTTCGTGCTCGCCGTCGTCGTCGGCGTCGTCGTCACCGCATACGCGACCACGACCATCCCCGAGCCGGCGAGCATCGCGGTCAGCCAGACGACGACCGTCTACTACTCGGACGGCAAGACCGTCATGGGCCGCTTCGTCGACGAGGCGAACCGTGAGCTCATCCCCGCCGAGGAGATCCCGCAGGTCGTCCGCGACGCGATCGTCGCCGCCGAGGACCGCTCCTTCTACGAGAACGCCGGCATCTCCGTGCCCGGCATGGCCCGTGCGTTCTGGACCAACCTCCGCCACGGCACCCGCCAGGGTGGCTCGACGATCACGCAGCAGTACGCCGAGCGCTACTACACCTCCGGAACCACCTCGGACTACGTGGGCAAGTTCAAGGAGGCCCTCCTCGCAGTCAAGCTCGCGCAGAAGGAGGACAAGGACGAGATCCTCGCCAACTACATCAACACCATCTACTTCGGCCGCGGCACCAACGGCATCCAGACGGCGGCGCGCGCCTACTTCGGCATCGACGCGAAGGACCTCGACGTCTCGCAGGCCGCGCTGATCGCCGGCATCATCCCGAGCCCCACGAAGTGGGACCCGCGCTTCGACCCGGAGAAGGCGAAGGAGCGCTGGAACTACGTGCTCGACGGCATGGTCCTCCTCGGCACCCTCGACCCGGCCGAACGCACGACGCTCGAGTTCCCCGAGACCAAGGAGTTCAAGCAGAGCAACACGCTCTCGGGCCCCAAGGGCTACATCCTCGACGAGGTCCGCAAGGAGATCGTCAAGAAGACGCCGTTCACGACCGAGGAGCTCGACACCGCAGGCTTCAAGGTCGTCACGACGATCGACGTCGACGACCAGAAGGCCGTCCAGGCGACGATGAAGAAGAAGGAGCTCTTCGAGGGCTCCTCGAAGCGGATGCAGACGGCGGTCGTGTCGGTCGACCCGACGAGCGGCGCCATCCGCGCGATGTACGGCGGCAAGGACTACGTCAAGGTCCAGCGCAACCGGGTGACGCAGGACAAGGCGCAGGCCGGCTCGACCTTCAAGCCGTTCACGCTCGTCGCCGCGCTCGAGGCCGGCAAGACGCTCGACTACCGTCTCAACGGCTCGAACATGCGCAAGTTCGAGGGCATCAAGGACCCCGTCGGCAACTTCGCGAACGGGAACTGGGGCTGGATCTCGCTCCTCAAGGCGACGGAGCAGTCGGTCAACACGGCGTACGTCGACCTCAACCTCCAGCTCGGCCCCGAGGCGACCCGCGACGTCGCGCTCCGTGCCGGCATCCCGTCGGAGACCGACAGCCTCGACGTCGCCTCCAACGTCCTCGGTGTCTCCTCGGTCCGCGCTCTCGACATGGCTGCCGCGTACTCGACGTTCGCGGCGGAGGGCATGCGTACGGAGCCCTATCTCGTCCAGTCGATCTCCGAGCTCAACGGCGACCAGGTCTACGAGGGCGGCAGCGTCCCGAAGCGCGCGTTCGACGCGGACATCATGGCGGACACCACGTACGCCCTGACGCAGGTCGTCGAGAAGGGCTCCGGCCAGACGGCGAAGGCGCTCGACCGCCCCGTCGCCGGCAAGACCGGAACCTCGAACTCGAACCGCTCCGCGTGGTTCGTCGGCTACACGCCGCAGCTCGTCACCGCCGTCGCGATGTACCAGATCGGCGAGGACGGGATCAAGGCAGACCGGATCAAGCCCTTCCGTGGCTACACGGAGATCACCGGCGGTTCCGCGCCGCTCGACGTGTGGACGGACTACATGACCGCCGCCCTCGACGGCGAGCCGGTGATGGAGTTCCCCGAGCGCACGAAGCCCGTGGTCAAGAGCACCCCGACCCAGACGCCGACGGCGACGGAGACCGAGGAGCCGACGAAGGAGCCGACGGAGAAGCCGACCAACGAGCCGACGCAGGAGCCGGACAACGCGACCGTCCCGGGCGGCCTCGTCGGCGCCGACGAGGCCTCGGCGCGCAAGGCTCTGCGCGACGCCGGGCTCGAGCCCGTCATCAGCTACCAGGAGAGCGAGCAGCCCAAGGGCACCGTGGTCGCGGTGCAGCCGGGCGAGGGCACGCAGGTGCCGGTGAAGTCGAGCATCGTGCTCGTCGTGTCGAGCGGCCCGCCGGCCAAGCCGGACCCGACGACGCCCCCGCCCGCGGACCCGACCCCGCCCGCTGCGCCGACCACCGAGCCCGCGCAGCAGTCCCGCGAGGAGGACTGA
- the rpsF gene encoding 30S ribosomal protein S6 yields the protein MSMRLYELMIILDPEIEERTVAPSLDKYLKVVTTEGGSVDKVDIWGRRRLAYDINKKSEGIYAVIDFTATPATAKELDRQLGLNEVVLRTKVLRREESKVAAVAAADEAPAEVAADAS from the coding sequence ATGAGCATGCGTCTGTACGAGCTGATGATCATCCTTGACCCCGAGATCGAGGAGCGCACCGTCGCCCCGTCGCTCGACAAGTACCTCAAGGTCGTCACGACCGAGGGCGGGTCCGTCGACAAGGTCGACATCTGGGGCCGCCGTCGTCTTGCCTACGACATCAACAAGAAGTCCGAGGGCATCTACGCGGTGATCGACTTCACCGCCACCCCGGCCACCGCCAAGGAGCTCGACCGCCAGCTCGGCCTCAACGAGGTCGTCCTGCGCACCAAGGTCCTGCGCCGCGAGGAGTCCAAGGTCGCGGCCGTCGCCGCTGCCGACGAGGCTCCGGCCGAGGTTGCTGCCGACGCTTCCTGA
- a CDS encoding single-stranded DNA-binding protein, which produces MAGETIITVIGNLTADPELRFTPSGAAVANFTVASTPRTFDRQKNEFVDGDTLFMRCSIWREAAENVAESLTKGTRVIVQGRLVQRSYETREGEKRTVVELQVDEIGPSLRYASAKVTRAQRSGGGGGGFSGGGAPSGGGYQQNDPWATSGPAAGSGGFSDEPPF; this is translated from the coding sequence ATGGCTGGCGAGACCATCATCACCGTGATCGGCAACCTCACCGCTGACCCGGAGCTGCGGTTCACCCCGTCCGGTGCCGCGGTCGCCAACTTCACGGTGGCGTCCACCCCGCGCACCTTCGACCGCCAGAAGAACGAGTTCGTGGACGGCGACACGCTGTTCATGCGCTGCTCGATCTGGCGCGAGGCCGCTGAGAACGTCGCCGAGTCCCTCACCAAGGGCACCCGCGTGATCGTCCAGGGCCGCCTCGTGCAGCGTTCGTACGAGACCCGCGAGGGCGAGAAGCGCACCGTCGTCGAGCTGCAGGTGGACGAGATCGGTCCTTCCCTGCGCTACGCCTCCGCCAAGGTCACCCGAGCCCAGCGCTCGGGTGGCGGTGGCGGCGGCTTCAGCGGCGGCGGTGCCCCCTCCGGTGGCGGGTACCAGCAGAACGACCCCTGGGCCACCTCCGGCCCGGCGGCCGGCTCGGGCGGTTTCTCCGACGAGCCCCCGTTCTGA
- the rpsR gene encoding 30S ribosomal protein S18, whose protein sequence is MAKAVVRKPKKKSNPLKTAKIEVVDYKDTALLRKFISDRGKIRARRVTGVSVQEQRQIARAVKNAREMALLPYSSSAR, encoded by the coding sequence ATGGCCAAGGCCGTTGTTCGCAAGCCCAAGAAGAAGTCCAACCCGCTGAAGACCGCGAAGATCGAGGTCGTCGACTACAAGGACACCGCGCTGCTGCGCAAGTTCATCTCCGACCGCGGAAAGATCCGTGCGCGTCGCGTCACCGGCGTCTCCGTCCAGGAGCAGCGTCAGATCGCCCGTGCCGTCAAGAACGCGCGCGAGATGGCCCTGCTGCCCTACTCCTCCTCGGCTCGCTGA
- the rplI gene encoding 50S ribosomal protein L9, with amino-acid sequence MAKLILTHEVTGLGEPGDVVTVKDGYARNYLVPRGLATAWSKGAESEVNAIRKARKAREIASLEDARAIRDSLQSKAVVVKAKSGKSGRLFGAVTTADIAAAVEASVAQKIDRRKVEIGQPIKSTGDYTVSVRLHPEVSANIKLKVVAG; translated from the coding sequence ATGGCAAAGCTGATCCTCACCCACGAGGTCACCGGTCTCGGTGAGCCTGGCGACGTCGTTACCGTCAAGGACGGTTACGCGCGTAACTACCTGGTCCCCCGCGGCCTGGCCACGGCCTGGTCCAAGGGCGCCGAGTCCGAGGTCAACGCGATCCGCAAGGCGCGCAAGGCCCGTGAGATCGCGTCGCTCGAGGACGCCCGTGCGATCCGCGACTCGCTGCAGTCGAAGGCTGTGGTCGTCAAGGCGAAGTCCGGCAAGAGCGGCCGTCTGTTCGGCGCCGTGACGACCGCGGACATCGCCGCGGCCGTCGAGGCGTCCGTCGCGCAGAAGATCGACCGTCGCAAGGTCGAGATCGGTCAGCCGATCAAGTCGACCGGTGACTACACGGTCTCCGTCCGCCTGCACCCTGAGGTGTCGGCGAACATCAAGCTCAAGGTCGTCGCCGGCTGA
- a CDS encoding MATE family efflux transporter, whose translation MRPQGESPRGQSLDRQIVSLALPALGALVAEPLFVLVDSAVVGRLGTSELAGLSLASTLLMTVVGLCIFLAYATTAAVARRTGAGKRAEALQAGIDGLWLAVALGTALAVALLAAAPWAVSVLGADGHVATHAVSYLRWSAPGLPGMLLVLAATGVLRGLRDTRTPLWVAAGGALLNAILSVTLVHLVGMGIAGSGLGTTVAQLAMAVVLGAVVVRGARRAGASLRPHRAGIWAQALQGLPLFVRTLSLRLAILLTVYVATGLGALTLAGHQVVNAMWGLTAFALDALAIAAQALVGTALGAGDVARTRAVLRRCLQWGVLGGAALGVVVAALGPLLAPLFTSDAAVQDAVVAGLVVAGVLMPLGGWVFVLDGVLIGAGDGRYLAWAGILTLVVYAPCALAVRALAPGGAAGMVWLWVGFAGVFMLARALTTGLRARSTAWMVTGA comes from the coding sequence ATGCGTCCACAGGGTGAGTCACCCAGGGGTCAGTCCCTGGACCGGCAGATCGTCTCGCTCGCGCTCCCCGCTCTCGGCGCACTCGTCGCCGAGCCGCTCTTCGTCCTCGTGGACTCGGCCGTCGTCGGCCGCCTGGGCACCTCGGAGCTGGCGGGGCTGTCGCTCGCCTCGACCCTCCTGATGACCGTCGTCGGGCTGTGCATCTTCCTCGCCTACGCCACGACGGCCGCCGTCGCCCGCCGCACGGGCGCCGGCAAGCGAGCCGAAGCCCTGCAGGCCGGCATCGACGGCCTGTGGCTCGCCGTCGCCCTCGGCACGGCCCTCGCCGTCGCGCTCCTGGCCGCAGCCCCCTGGGCCGTCAGCGTCCTCGGGGCCGACGGCCACGTCGCCACGCACGCCGTCTCCTACCTGCGCTGGTCTGCGCCCGGCCTGCCGGGCATGCTGCTCGTCCTCGCCGCGACAGGCGTGCTGCGCGGCCTGCGGGACACACGCACTCCCCTATGGGTCGCCGCCGGCGGCGCGCTCCTCAACGCGATCCTCTCGGTCACGCTCGTGCACCTCGTCGGTATGGGCATCGCCGGTTCCGGCCTCGGCACAACCGTCGCCCAGCTCGCCATGGCCGTGGTCCTCGGCGCCGTCGTCGTCCGCGGCGCACGTCGCGCCGGCGCCTCACTGCGCCCGCACCGTGCAGGCATCTGGGCGCAGGCCCTCCAGGGCCTGCCGCTGTTCGTGCGCACCCTGTCCTTGCGCCTCGCGATCCTCCTGACCGTCTACGTCGCGACGGGCCTCGGCGCGCTCACGCTCGCCGGGCACCAGGTCGTCAACGCGATGTGGGGCCTGACGGCGTTCGCCCTCGACGCCCTCGCGATCGCCGCCCAGGCGCTCGTCGGGACCGCGCTCGGCGCGGGTGACGTCGCGCGCACGCGCGCCGTGCTGCGCCGCTGCCTGCAGTGGGGAGTCCTCGGCGGTGCGGCGCTCGGCGTCGTCGTCGCGGCCCTCGGGCCGCTCCTCGCGCCTCTCTTCACGTCCGACGCCGCAGTGCAGGACGCCGTCGTCGCCGGCCTGGTCGTCGCGGGCGTGCTCATGCCGCTCGGCGGCTGGGTCTTCGTCCTCGACGGCGTGCTCATCGGCGCGGGCGACGGCCGCTACCTCGCGTGGGCGGGCATCCTCACGCTCGTCGTCTACGCGCCTTGCGCCCTCGCCGTGCGCGCCCTCGCGCCCGGCGGCGCGGCCGGCATGGTCTGGCTGTGGGTCGGGTTCGCGGGCGTCTTCATGCTCGCCCGCGCGCTCACGACGGGCCTGCGCGCCCGCTCGACCGCCTGGATGGTCACGGGCGCCTGA
- the dnaB gene encoding replicative DNA helicase gives MSVEELEQFGRPSSGGFDRTPPQDVAAEQSVLGGMLISKDAIADVIEQLRSNDFYRPAHETIYDAILDLYGRGEPADAITVLAELTKRGEAGRVGGAPYLHELISSVPTAANAGYYARIVRERAILRRLVEAGTRIVQLGYAADGGDVDEIVNNAQAEVYSVTETRASEDYVVLGEVLGGTVDEIEAAGHRGEGMVGVPTGFADLDRLTNGLHPGQMIVIAARPAMGKSTFAIDIARSAAIRHNATTCVFSLEMGRNEITMRLLAAEARIHLQKLRNGSLGDDDWQKLANTMGKISEAPLFIDDSPNMSLMEIRAKCRRLKQRHDLKLVVIDYLQLMSSGKRVESRQQEVSEFSRALKLLAKELEVPVIALSQLNRGPEQRTDKKPAMSDLRESGSIEQDADMVILLHREDAYEKESPRAGEADVIVAKHRNGPTDTITVAFQGHYSRFVDMQA, from the coding sequence ATGTCGGTCGAAGAGCTCGAGCAGTTCGGACGTCCGTCCTCGGGCGGATTCGACCGGACCCCGCCGCAGGACGTCGCGGCCGAGCAGTCCGTCCTCGGCGGCATGCTCATCTCCAAGGACGCGATCGCTGACGTCATCGAGCAGCTGCGCAGCAACGACTTCTACCGTCCCGCTCACGAGACGATCTACGACGCGATCCTCGACCTCTACGGCCGCGGCGAGCCCGCTGACGCGATCACCGTCCTCGCGGAGCTGACGAAGCGCGGCGAGGCCGGTCGGGTGGGTGGCGCCCCCTACCTCCACGAGCTCATCTCATCCGTGCCGACGGCCGCGAACGCCGGGTACTACGCCCGCATCGTGCGCGAGCGTGCGATCCTGCGCCGCCTCGTCGAGGCCGGCACGCGCATCGTCCAGCTCGGCTACGCCGCCGACGGCGGCGACGTCGACGAGATCGTCAACAACGCCCAGGCCGAGGTCTACTCGGTCACGGAAACACGAGCGAGCGAGGACTACGTCGTGCTCGGCGAGGTGCTCGGTGGCACGGTCGACGAGATCGAGGCTGCCGGTCACCGTGGTGAGGGCATGGTCGGCGTGCCGACAGGCTTCGCGGACCTCGACCGCCTCACCAACGGTCTGCACCCGGGCCAGATGATCGTCATCGCGGCCCGACCCGCGATGGGTAAGTCGACGTTCGCGATCGACATCGCGCGGTCGGCGGCGATCCGGCACAACGCGACGACGTGCGTGTTCTCGCTCGAGATGGGGCGCAACGAGATCACGATGCGTCTGCTCGCGGCCGAGGCGCGCATCCACCTGCAGAAGCTGCGCAACGGCTCGCTCGGTGACGACGACTGGCAGAAGCTCGCGAACACCATGGGCAAGATCTCCGAGGCGCCGCTCTTCATCGACGACTCGCCGAACATGTCGCTCATGGAGATCCGCGCGAAGTGCCGCCGGCTCAAGCAGCGTCACGACCTCAAGCTCGTCGTCATCGACTACCTGCAGCTCATGAGCTCCGGCAAGCGCGTCGAGTCGCGCCAGCAAGAGGTCTCAGAGTTCTCGCGTGCGCTCAAGCTGCTCGCCAAGGAGCTCGAGGTCCCGGTCATCGCGCTCTCGCAGCTGAACCGTGGCCCGGAGCAGCGCACCGACAAGAAGCCCGCGATGAGCGACCTTCGCGAATCTGGGTCGATCGAGCAGGACGCCGACATGGTCATCCTGCTGCACCGTGAGGACGCCTACGAGAAGGAGTCCCCGCGCGCGGGCGAGGCCGACGTGATCGTCGCCAAGCACCGTAACGGCCCCACGGACACGATCACCGTCGCGTTCCAGGGGCACTACTCACGCTTCGTCGACATGCAGGCGTGA
- a CDS encoding magnesium and cobalt transport protein CorA: MPARFTRHDRSRRLLDLVARHDAAPAEPRLPALRVSRLRDGQVLESQTVGVEASDDAAEAAFATAATERDTLVVLEYDMPTAEQVAHLGQAWDLHPLVVEDLLKAGQRPKLERYGDVLFVVARLASYDDPTEDVQVTEFHLLLRDNTVVILCQARDGESVGDVQRLARDPAVLRLGAESIVHSFLNTAVDGYVQVVADLEVDREAIERQVFDGDDAVAERIYRLTREIIDLQHAAVPLMDVVEALQAGSGHLEIHPGLHAYLQDVLDNLTRVTGAIAELREALTQILNVNATLVNQRQNENMKKISGWAAILFAPTLVGAIYGMNFDHMPELHWALGYPMALGLMVALGVSLWLLFHRNRWM; encoded by the coding sequence ATGCCTGCGAGATTCACCCGTCACGACCGTTCGCGGCGTCTCCTCGACCTCGTAGCACGGCACGACGCAGCCCCTGCCGAACCGCGCCTCCCGGCGTTGCGCGTGTCCCGGCTGCGCGACGGGCAGGTTCTCGAGTCCCAGACGGTTGGCGTCGAAGCATCCGACGACGCGGCTGAGGCAGCGTTCGCGACAGCGGCGACCGAGCGGGACACGCTGGTGGTCCTGGAGTACGACATGCCCACGGCGGAGCAGGTCGCTCACCTTGGCCAGGCGTGGGACCTGCACCCGCTGGTGGTGGAGGACCTGCTCAAGGCGGGTCAGCGACCCAAGCTCGAGCGTTACGGAGACGTGCTGTTCGTGGTGGCGCGCCTCGCGTCGTACGACGACCCCACCGAGGATGTGCAGGTCACCGAGTTCCACCTGCTGCTGCGCGACAACACGGTCGTCATCCTGTGCCAGGCGCGCGACGGCGAGTCTGTGGGGGATGTCCAACGGCTGGCGCGCGATCCCGCCGTGCTTCGCCTGGGCGCAGAGTCGATCGTCCACTCCTTCCTCAACACCGCCGTCGACGGGTATGTCCAGGTCGTCGCAGACCTCGAGGTGGACCGGGAGGCGATCGAGCGGCAGGTCTTCGACGGCGACGACGCGGTCGCCGAGCGCATCTACCGACTCACGCGCGAGATCATCGACCTGCAGCACGCGGCCGTCCCCCTCATGGACGTCGTCGAGGCCCTGCAGGCGGGGTCCGGCCACCTCGAGATCCACCCGGGTCTGCATGCGTACCTGCAGGACGTTCTCGACAACTTGACGCGGGTCACTGGTGCGATCGCCGAGCTGCGTGAGGCGCTCACGCAGATCCTCAACGTCAACGCGACTCTCGTCAACCAGCGGCAGAACGAGAACATGAAGAAGATCTCGGGGTGGGCCGCCATCCTCTTCGCGCCGACTCTCGTCGGCGCGATCTACGGCATGAACTTCGACCACATGCCCGAGCTCCACTGGGCTCTCGGGTATCCCATGGCGCTGGGGCTCATGGTCGCCCTCGGTGTGAGCCTGTGGCTGCTCTTCCACCGCAACCGCTGGATGTAG
- a CDS encoding MFS transporter encodes MYAALLSIIYVAFVSLGLPDSLVGAGWPVMHKDLGVPLAFAGIVTMVIASGTILSSLASDRLTRRFGAGLVTATSVGMTAAALIGFSLSDQFWMICLWAIPYGLGAGAVDAALNNYVALHYAARHMNWLHSFWGVGASISPFIMSYALTSGQGWSGAYRTVGLIQVVLTVALVATLPLWRRVDTLRAPDAADVPPEPQADDAAPLSLARALRIPGVAPVLVAFFAYCALETTAMVWASTYLVTERAVDPATAAAFASLFLLGVTGGRFLAGFVADRIGDRLLIRWGFTTVGLGTVMVLLPLGTDVVALAGLVIAGLGCAPIYPAIIHSTPANFGRENSQAIIGVQMAAAYVGSTLAPPLFGLLSSGVGTWTFPVFLTALAVLGLVMSQRLNAVVDQHRRPEATRATA; translated from the coding sequence GTGTATGCGGCCCTTCTCTCGATCATCTACGTCGCCTTCGTGAGCCTCGGTCTCCCCGACTCGCTCGTCGGTGCCGGCTGGCCCGTCATGCACAAGGACCTCGGGGTGCCGCTCGCGTTCGCGGGCATCGTCACTATGGTCATCGCGAGCGGCACGATCCTCTCGAGCCTCGCGTCCGACCGTCTGACCCGCCGGTTCGGAGCGGGCCTGGTGACCGCGACGAGCGTGGGCATGACGGCTGCTGCGCTCATCGGGTTCTCGCTGTCCGACCAGTTCTGGATGATCTGCCTGTGGGCGATCCCCTACGGCCTGGGCGCTGGCGCGGTCGACGCGGCGCTCAACAACTACGTCGCCCTGCACTACGCGGCGCGTCACATGAACTGGCTCCACAGCTTCTGGGGCGTGGGCGCGTCGATCAGCCCGTTCATCATGAGCTACGCGCTCACGTCCGGGCAGGGATGGTCGGGTGCCTACCGCACGGTCGGGCTGATCCAGGTCGTCCTCACGGTCGCGCTCGTCGCGACGCTCCCGCTCTGGCGTCGTGTCGACACGCTACGGGCGCCCGACGCTGCCGACGTCCCGCCTGAGCCGCAGGCCGACGACGCAGCGCCGCTCTCCCTCGCCCGTGCGCTGCGCATCCCGGGGGTTGCGCCCGTGCTCGTCGCTTTCTTCGCGTACTGCGCGCTCGAGACGACGGCGATGGTGTGGGCGTCGACGTACCTCGTGACGGAGCGCGCCGTCGACCCCGCAACGGCTGCCGCGTTCGCGTCGCTGTTCCTGCTCGGCGTGACCGGCGGACGGTTCCTCGCAGGCTTCGTCGCGGACCGCATCGGGGACCGCCTCCTCATCCGCTGGGGCTTCACGACGGTCGGGCTCGGCACGGTCATGGTGCTGCTCCCCCTCGGTACCGACGTCGTCGCGCTGGCCGGGCTCGTCATCGCGGGCCTCGGTTGCGCGCCGATCTACCCGGCGATCATCCACTCGACGCCCGCGAACTTCGGCCGCGAGAACTCGCAGGCGATCATCGGCGTCCAGATGGCGGCCGCGTATGTCGGGTCGACCCTCGCGCCGCCCCTGTTCGGCCTGCTCTCGAGCGGCGTCGGCACCTGGACCTTCCCCGTCTTCCTCACGGCGCTCGCCGTCCTGGGTCTCGTCATGTCGCAGCGGCTCAACGCCGTCGTCGACCAGCACCGCCGGCCCGAGGCCACGCGCGCGACCGCCTGA